GCGCGGGTGTCGGTGCGGTTCGCCGGCACCGACCACGACGGCTTCGTGGTCGCTCGCAAGGACTCCAGCGACCACGACGGCAAGCTGGCCCGGCTGCGCCGCGTCGTGTCGGCCGAGCCGGTGCTGGCGCCCGAGATCGTCGCGCTGGCCCGCGCCGTCGCCGACCGCTACGCCGGCACCGTCTCCGACGTCCTGCGGCTGGCCGTCCCGCCGCGGCACGCCACCGCCGAGAAGGCCGCGTCGCCCGAGCCGCCGGCCGCGCCGGAGCGGCCCGAGCCCGGCGGCTGGGCCGAGCACGTCGACGGCGTCGCGCTGCTCGACGCGCTGGCCGGCGGGGGAGCGCCGCGCGCCGTCTGGAACCCCGGCCCGGCCGCCGACTGGCCCGACCTCGTGGCCCGGCTGGTGGCGACCACCCTGTCCGCCGGACGTGGCGCGCTGGTGGTGCTGCCCGACGGCCGCGACCTCGAGCTGGCGTCGGCCGCGCTGACGGCGCTGCTGGGCGCGGGCAGCCACGTCGAGCTGGCCGCCGACGCCGGGCCGTCGACGCGGTACAAGCGCTGGCTGGCGGTGCGCCGCGGGGCCGTGCGGGCCGTCGTCGGCACCCGGTCGGCGGCGTTCGCGCCGGTGCACGACCTCGGCCTGGTGGTCCTCTGGGACGACGGCGACGACCTGCACGCCGAGCCGCGGGCGCCGTACCCGCACGCGCGCGAGGTGCTGCTGCTGCGCGCCTTCCAGGCCGGCGCGGCCGCCGTCGTCGGGGGGTTCGCCCGCACCGCCGAGGCCGAGCAGCTGGTGGCGACCGGCTGGGCGCGGCCGGTGACGCCGTCGCGGCCGGCCGTGCGGGCCGCGGCGCCGCGGGTGCACTCCAGCGGCGACGACCACGAGCAGGCCCGCGACGAAGCCGCCCGCACCGCCCGGCTGCCGTCGCTGGCGTGGCGCACGGCGCGGGCCGGGCTGGGCCGTGGGCCGGTCCTGGTGCAGGTGCCACGGGCCGGTTACCTGCCCGGGGTGGCCTGTGGCCGCTGCCGCACCCCCGCGCGCTGTACGGCCTGTTCCGGGCCGCTGGTACTGGGCCAGGCCGACCGGCCGCCGCGGTGCGCGTGGTGCGCCACCGAGTACCCCTCGTGGCGCTGCGGCGAGTGCGGGCACGGCGCGCTGCGGGCCACCGTCGTCGGCGTGCGACGCACGGCGGAGGAGCTGGGCCGGGCGTTCCCGGGGGTCCCGGTGCTGCTGTCGCGCGGCGAGGCCGTCCGCTCCTCGGTCGACGCCGAACCGGCGCTGGTGGTCGCCACCCCGGGCGCCGAGCCGGTGGCGTCAGGCGGATACGCGGCGGCGCTGCTGCTGGACGGCACGGCGCTGCTGGCCCGCACCGGGCTGCGGGCCGCCGAGGAGGCGCTGCGGCGCTGGCTGCGGGCCGCCGCGCTGGTCCGTCCCGGCACCATGGGCGGCGAGATCGTCGTCGTCGCCGACCCCGGCGCGCCGGCCGTGCAGGCGCTGGTGCGCTGGGACCCGGCCGGGTTCGCCGGACGCGAGCTGGCCGAGCGGGCCGCCCTGCACCTGCCGCCTGCCGCCCGCGTCGCCGAGCTCACCGGCGCCGCGGCGGACGTCGACGACCTGCTCATGCACCTCGACCTCCCGGACGGCGCCGAGGTCATCGGCCCCGTCCCGGTCGACGACGGCGCGCGGGCGATGATCCGGGCGCCCCGTGCGGCGGGGACGGCGCTGGCGGGGGCGCTGCGGTCGGCGGCCGGCATCCGCTCCGCCCGGCGCACCGGGGGATCGGTGCGGGTGCGCGTCGACCCGGTCGACTTCGGCTAGCCGGTCCGCCCAGGTCCGCTGCCGCTCGCCGATTCCCCCTGGTGCTTGGCCGTTGGCTTCACTCGTGCGGTGGGCACGTCACTCGCAGTGGGGCCGGATAGGGGTCTTGGCCGGCGGCCCTGCGGTCCCGGCGCGGGGGAGGTGCACCTGGCGCGGGTGATCAGCGCGACGAGATCTCCACGTAGAAGGCCACCGCGTCGGCCGGGAGCCCGTCGAACACCAGGCGGCCGTCGTCGAAGACGAGGACGCGGTCCATGGCCAGCATGGCGTCGAGGTCGTGCGTCACCAGCACGACCCGCTGCGGCAGCTCGCTCAGCAGCGTCAGAACGCGGCGGGTGTTGCGCCGGTCCAGCAGCGTCGTCGGCTCGTCGCACACGAGCACCTTCGGTTCCGTCACCAGCACCGAGCAGAGCGCCAGCAGCTGCTTCTGCCCGCCCGACAGCAGGTGCGCCGGGTGGTCGGCGTGCCCGGCCAGCCCGAACGACGCCAGCGCCTCGGCGACCCGCTCGGCCACGGCGGACGCGGGGAGGTCGCGCAGCCCGAACGCGACGTCCTCGGCGACCGTCGGCATCAGGATCTGCGCGTCGGGGTCGGTGAACACGAACCCGACCGACCGCCGCACCTGCGCGCCCGACCGCCCCCGCGTCGACAGTCCGTCCACCGTCACCGACCCCGACGTCGGCAGCACCAGGCCGTTGAGCAGCCGCGCGAACGTCGACTTGCCCGAACCGTTCGCCCCGATGACGCCGACGCGGTGCTCCGTCAGGGTGACGGTGACGTCGCGCAGGACCGTGCGGTCGCCGTACCGGTGCGTGACGGCGCCGACCTCGATCACAGCGACGATGCGGCGAAGGTGTCGCAGGCCGCGATGTCGCCGGTCTCGAAGCCGGTGGTGAACCAGCGCTGCCGCTGCTCGCTGGAGCCGTGCGTCCACGACTCGGGCGTGACGGTGCCCTGGAACCGCTCCTGGATGTAGTCGTCGCCGACGGTCTGGGCGGCGGACAGCGCGTCGGCGATGTCCTGGTTGGTCAGCTCGGTGATGAGCGGCTGGCCGGACTCGTCGTCGGCCGTGGTGGCGGCGTGCGCCCACATGCCGGCGTAGCAGTCGGCCTGCAGCTCCAGCCGGACGGCGTCGGACGTGGGGCCGGACTGGGTGCGCACGCGCTGCATCTGGCCGGTGAGGTTCTGCACGTGGTGACCGTACTCGTGGGCCAGCACGTACGCCTCGGCGAACTGGCCGCTGGGCCCGCCGTACGTGGTGCGCAGCTGCTCGAAGAAGCCGAGGTCGAGGTAGACCTTCTGGTCGCCGGGGCAGTAGAACGGCCCGACCTGCGACGACGCCGTGCCGCACCGGGTGGTGACGGAGGACGTGAAGAACGTCGTGGTGGCCGGGGTGTACCGCTCGCCGGCCGCCGCGAAGTAGTCGTCCCAGAACGCCTGCGTCGAGTTCACGTACAGCACGAACCGGCAGTCGGGGTTCTCGTCGATGTCGGCGACCACCTGGCACTCGCGCTCCAGCTCGCCCTCGGAGCCGGGCTCGGCCTGCACCTGCGGCGTGCCGTCGCCGCCGCCGAGGAGGTCGGCCGGGTTGGTGCCGGTCAGCAGCGCGAGCAACGCGAGGACGATCACCCCGATGCCCCCGCCCGCCGCCGCCGTGCGGCCGGCCGGGCGCCGGCCACGCTGGTCGGACACCTGGGAAGGATCCAGGCGTGCTCGCCGGTTGAACTTCATGGCCGATTCACCTCCCGCGTAGACTGCACACCATGATGCCCGTGGCGGACTGATCGTGCTGGACCGATCGCCCACCCATTCCGAGGCCACGGAGAGTTCACCCTGACATGATCACCGCTCATCAGCTCGAAGTGCGCGCAGGCGCGCAGATCCTGCTCGAGGACGCCAGCTTCCGCATCGGTCCCGGCGACAAGGTCGGCCTGGTCGGCCGCAACGGCGCCGGCAAGACCACCCTGACCCGCATCCTGGCCGACGAGGGCCAGCCGGCGTCCGGGTCGGTGGTGCGTACCGGCCCGATCGGCTACCTGCCGCAGGATCCCCGCGTCGGCGACCCCGAGGTCATCGCCCGCGACCGCATCCTCAGCGCCCGCGGGCTCGACGTCGTCGTCGCCAGCATGCGCAAGGCCGAGAAGCAGATGGCGTCCAGCGACGCCGCCGAGCACGAGCGCGGCATGCGCCGCTACGCCCGGCTCGAGGCCGAGTTCCTGGCGGCCGGCGGGTACGCCGTCGAGAGCGAGGCGGCCAGCATCGCCGCCAGCCTCGGGCTGCCCGACCGCGTGCTCGCCCAGCCGCTGCGCACGCTCTCCGGCGGCCAGCGGCGCCGGGTCGAGCTGGCCCGCATCCTGTTCTCCGACGCCGAGACGCTGCTCCTGGACGAGCCGACGAACCACCTGGACGCCGACTCCATCGTGTGGCTGCGCGACTTCCTGCGGGCCTACAAGGGCGGCCTGGTGGTCATCAGCCACGACGTCGCGCTGCTCGACAAGACCGTCAACCGGGTCTTCCACCTCGACGCCAACCGCGGCGCCCTCGACGTCTACAACATCGGCTGGACGGCCTACCTGGCCCAGCGCGAGACCGACGAGCGCCGCCGGCACCGCGAGCGGGCCAACGCCGAGAAGAAGGCCGCCGCGCTGAAGGCGCAGGCCGACCGCATGCGCTACAAGGCCACCAAGGCCACCGCGGCGCAGAACATGGACCGCAGGGCGCAGCGGCTGCTGGCCGGCCTCGAGGACCAGCGCCGCTCCGACAAGGTGGCCAAGCTGCGCTTCCCCGACCCCGCGCCGTGCGGCAAGACGCCGCTCATGGCCACCGGGCTGTCGAAGTCGTACGGGTCGCTCGAGATCTTCACCGACGTCGACCTCGCCATCGACCGCGGCAGCCGGGTCGTCATCCTGGGCCTCAACGGCGCCGGCAAGACGACGCTGCTGCGGCTGCTGGCCGGCATCGAGGACGCCGACACCGGCCGCGTCGAGCCCGGGCACGGCCTGCGGCTGGGCTACTACGCCCAGGAGCACGAGACGCTCGACACCTCGCGCACGGTCCTCGAGAACCTCCGCAGCGCCGCTCCCGACCTCCCGGAGCTGGAGGCGCGGCGGGTGCTCGGCTCGTTCCTGTTCTCCGGCGACGCCGTCGACAAGCCGGCCGCCGTGCTGTCCGGCGGCGAGAAGACCCGCCTGGCGCTGGCGTCGCTGGTCGTGTCCAGCGCGAACGTGCTGCTCCTGGACGAGCCGACGAACAACCTCGACCCCGCCTCCCGCGAGGAGGTGCTGGGCGCGCTGCGCTCGTTCGCCGGCGCGATCGTCCTGGTGACCCACGACGAAGGCGCGGTCGAGGCACTGGGCCCGGAACGGGTCGTGTTGCTTCCCGACGGAGTCGAAGATCTGTGGAACCCTGACTATGCGGAGCTCGTCTCACTCGCATAGGAGAGGCCGATCCCGCCTGCGTTTTTTCGTTCCATCGAGGGACGATCGCGTCTTCGAGTGGCGAAAAAGCGTAATGGAGCGGATCATTGTCCTCTGTCATGCAGGACAACGAAACGGGAGGACGCGTGGCCGAGAAGTTGGTAAAAGGCGCGCGGATCAGTGGGGGGCAGCGTGACAAGCTCGCCTCTGACCTGAAGAAGAAGTACGAAGGTGGTCGGAGCATCCGCGAGCTCGCCACCGAAACCGGGCGTTCCTACGGGTTCGTCCACCGGGTTCTGTCGGAGTCCGGTGTCAACCTACGAGGCCGTGGAGGGGCCACACGAGGCAAGGCGAAGAAGCAGGCCTGACACAGCCCCAGTTGGTCGAGATGCCGGAGGAGGGTGGCCTCCAGCAGCTCGATCACCCCGATTAACGCTTCGTCACCCATCGCGCGGTCCCCGGCGCGCATCGCCCGAACGGGCGAGCGGCGGCGAATCACCGAGTCAGCCCGGCCGGTGAATCGTTCGGCGGATTCTCGAGTCGTCGTACTCGAAACCGAGGGGCCTTCTTGGAGCCGATCGGCAAGTCCGACATATCGGACAGCCTAAAACGGTCGCACTCCGCACTGTTGATCTTGTTTCGCGCCATTGCCCGAGTAAAGGGTGTGCTTTCACGCAGAGTGACGTGAAGGCAGTGTCGGTGCCCGTTCGCGTTCTTTGCGAAGTGGGGCCAACCGGCGCTTCGGCATGCCCGGAAACGCTCCCACACGCTTCGGCGGCCGCCTCCGGTACGGACCGGTTCCGTCACCATGCGTGACGAATGGGTCGATGTCCTCTGCCGCCGTGCCGATCACCGTGCGTGACGATCCGTCGTTCCGGCACGCCGCACGCTCAGAGCGAACGGGGGAAGAAACCCCCGCGCGTCCGACGTTGTCGGCGCCAGGTCGCATGATGGTCGCAGTCGGACGTGAGGGAGGTCGGCGCCGGTGTCGATGGGGATGGGTCATGCCTGGCGCGCCTCCAGGTCGTTCTCCGGCGACCAGTCGGTCACGCACAAACGGCTGGCGCGGGGCACGGTCAGGCGCATCGCCGGCTACGGCCGCCCGTACCGCCGTCAGATCGCCGTCTTCCTCGCCACCACCATCGCCGCCGCGGCGTCCGCGGTCGCCGTGCCGTTGCTGCTGCAGGTCCTCATCGACGACGGCGTCAGCACCGGCGACCGTTCGGTCGTCGTGTGGGCCGCCCTCGCGGTGGCCGGGCTGGCCGTCGTCGACGTCATCCTGGGGCTGCTCGGCCGGTGGATGTCCGCCCGGGTCGGCGAGGGCCTGATCTTCGACCTGCGCCGCCAGGTCTTCGACCACGTCCAGCGCCAGTCGGTCGCGTTCTTCACCCGCACCCAGACCGGTTCGCTGGTGTCGCGGCTCAACAGCGACGTCATCGGCGCGCAGCAGGCGTTCACCGGCACGCTCTCGCAGATCGTCAGCAACGTCGTCACGCTGGCGCTGGCGCTCGGCGCCATGATCCTGCTGTCGTGGCAGATCACCCTCATCGTGCTGGTCCTGGTGCCGCTGTTCCTGCTGCCGGCCCGCTTCATCGGCCGCCGGCTGGCCGACATCAGCCGCGAGTCCATGCAGCTCAACGCCGCGATGAGCCAGACCATGACGGAGCGGTTCAATGTCTCCGGCGCGCTGCTGGTGAAGATCTTCGGCCGCTACCACGACGAGAACGCCGACTTCGGGCAGGCCGCCGGCCGGGTCCGCGACATCGGCGTCGTCCAGGCGCTCTACGCGCGGTACTTCTTCCTCGGCCTGACCTTCCTCGCCTCGCTGGCCACGGCGGTCGTCTACGGCGTCGGCGGCTGGCTGGCCGTCAGCGGCACGCTGGAGGTCGGCACGCTGGTGGCGCTGGCCGCGCTGCTGACCCGGCTGTACGGTCCGCTCACCGCGCTCTCGAACGTCCAGGTCGACATCATGACGGCGCTGGTCAGCTTCGAGCGGGTGTTCGAGGTGCTCGACCTCCCGCCGATGGTCCGCGACGCGCCCGGCGCCCGGCCGCTGCCCGGCCACGACGAGCAGCTGTCGGTGCGGTTCGAGGACGTCCACTTCACCTACCCGGGCGACGAGGTGTCGCTGGCCTCGCTGGAGGCGGTGGCCCGGCCGGCCGTGGCGGCGCCCGAGCCGGTGCTCGAGGGCGTCTCGTTCGACGTCGCGCCGGGCGAGCTGGTGGCGCTGGTCGGCCCGTCCGGCGCCGGCAAGTCGACCATCACGCACCTGGTGTCGCGGCTCTACGACCCCAGCTCCGGCGTCGTCCGGGTCGGCGACCGCGACCTGCGCGACGTCCAGCTCGAGTCGCTGCACGAGGCCGTCGGCGTCGTCACGCAGGACGCCCACCTGTTCCACGACACCATCCGCTACAACCTCGCCTACGCGCGGCCCGGCGCCACCGACGACGACCTGTGGGCGGCGCTCGAGGCGGCGCAGATCGCCGGGCTGGTGCGGTCGCTGTCCGAGGGCCTCGACACCGTCGTCGGCGACCGCGGCTACCGGCTGTCCGGCGGCGAGAAGCAGCGGCTGGCCATCGCCCGGCTGCTGCTCAAGGCGCCCCGTGTGGTGGTGCTCGACGAAGCCACCGCCCACCTCGACTCCGAGTCCGAGCTGGCGGTCCAGCGGGCGCTCGAGACCGCGCTGACCGGTCGCACCTCGCTGGTCATCGCCCACCGCCTGTCGACCATCCGCGGCGCCGACACCATCCTCGTCGTCGACGACGGCCGCATCGTCGAGCGCGGCACCCACGAGCAGCTGCTGGCCGCCGGTGGGACGTACGCCGAGCTCTACCGCACCCAGTTCGCCCTGCAGGACGCGCCCGCCCGCACCGCCTGAGCGGGTGGGTGGCCGCCGAGATCCTCTCGGTGGGGCGGGACCCCGGCGATGCGGGCGGGTGTGCCTCATCCGCGCGTGTAGACGTGAGTGCCAACTGTTGGCGACAGTGTCTACACGCTCGCGGGACTCAGAGCCAGCCCGGACTCAGAGGGAGCGGATCGAGCCTCCGTCGACGGCGATCATGGAGCCGGTGAGGTACGACGCGGCGGGGGAGAGGACGAAGGCGGCGACCCGGCCGAACTCCTCCGGGCGGCCGTAGCGGCGCAGCGGGATGACCTTCGACGCCGCCGCCTTGACCTCGTCGGGGTCGCGGCCGGTCATCGTGGCCAGTTCGCGCAGGCGGTCGGTCTCGATGCTGCCGGGCAGCAGCCCGACCGTGCGCACGCCGTCGGGGCCCAGCTCGTCGGCCAGCTGCTTGATCACCATGGCCAGGCCCGGCCGCAGCCCGTTCGACGCGGCGAGACCGGCGATGGGCGACTTCACCGAGCTGGACAGCACGAACGCCAGCGCGCCGCCGCCGGACAGCCGGGCCGCGACCACCCGGGCCAGCCGGACGGCGCCGAGGAAGACGCTGTCGAAGGCGGCCCGCCACTGGTCGTCGTCGAGGTCGACCACCCGGCCGGCCGGCGGTCCGCCGACGCTGACCAGGGCGCCGTCGAGCCGGCCGAAGCGATCCAGCGCGAGGTCGGCCAGCCGCTCCGGCGTGCCCGGGTCGGCGTTGTCGGCCGCCACGCCCACGACGGAGCCGGAGCCGAGGTCGTCCACCGCGGCGTCGACCGCCTCCTGCGAACGGGACGTCAGCACCAGCCGGGCGCCGTCGGCGACCAGGGCCTCGGCCCCGGCCCGGCCGAGCCCGCGGGTGCCGCCGGTGACGATGTAGACGCGATCCTTCAGCCCGAGATCCATGGGCACCCACCTTAGGGTGTGTCTTCGAGCCGTCAGGCGTGCCCCGTGGCCGGACCCTCGACGTCGGAGAGGAGGAAGGCGGCCGTCACGAGCGGGATGTGGCTGAGCGCCTGCGGGAAGTTGCCGACCATGCGCCCGATGCGCGGGTCGTACTCCTCGGCCAGCAGCCCGAGGTCGTTGCGCAGGCTCAGCAGGTGCTCGAACAGGTCCCGCGCGCGTTCGGTGCGCCCGGTCAGGTGCAGCGCCTCGACCAGCCAGAACGAGCAGGCCAGGAACGCACCCTCGTCGCCGGGCAGGCCGTCGACGTCGTGCTCGGTGCGGTAGCGCAGCACCAGCCCGCTGTCGGTGGACAGCTCCTTCGCGACGGCGTCGACGGTGCCGGCGACGCGCGGGTCGTCGGGCGGCAGGAAGCCGACGATCGGGATCTGCAGCAGCGCGGCGTCGAGCGCCGGGTGGTCGTAGGACTGGGTGAAAGTGTTGCGATCCGGGTCGTAACCATGGGCGACGACGTCCTTCATGATCGTCGCCCGCAGCGCCCGCCACCGGTCCGGG
This Jiangella alba DNA region includes the following protein-coding sequences:
- a CDS encoding primosomal protein N' codes for the protein MSASEPAEPDQLALVAAPGRRRFRTREPEPVADERPVASVLVDVGLPHLDRPFDYLVPASMDDDAVVGARVSVRFAGTDHDGFVVARKDSSDHDGKLARLRRVVSAEPVLAPEIVALARAVADRYAGTVSDVLRLAVPPRHATAEKAASPEPPAAPERPEPGGWAEHVDGVALLDALAGGGAPRAVWNPGPAADWPDLVARLVATTLSAGRGALVVLPDGRDLELASAALTALLGAGSHVELAADAGPSTRYKRWLAVRRGAVRAVVGTRSAAFAPVHDLGLVVLWDDGDDLHAEPRAPYPHAREVLLLRAFQAGAAAVVGGFARTAEAEQLVATGWARPVTPSRPAVRAAAPRVHSSGDDHEQARDEAARTARLPSLAWRTARAGLGRGPVLVQVPRAGYLPGVACGRCRTPARCTACSGPLVLGQADRPPRCAWCATEYPSWRCGECGHGALRATVVGVRRTAEELGRAFPGVPVLLSRGEAVRSSVDAEPALVVATPGAEPVASGGYAAALLLDGTALLARTGLRAAEEALRRWLRAAALVRPGTMGGEIVVVADPGAPAVQALVRWDPAGFAGRELAERAALHLPPAARVAELTGAAADVDDLLMHLDLPDGAEVIGPVPVDDGARAMIRAPRAAGTALAGALRSAAGIRSARRTGGSVRVRVDPVDFG
- a CDS encoding energy-coupling factor ABC transporter ATP-binding protein — its product is MIEVGAVTHRYGDRTVLRDVTVTLTEHRVGVIGANGSGKSTFARLLNGLVLPTSGSVTVDGLSTRGRSGAQVRRSVGFVFTDPDAQILMPTVAEDVAFGLRDLPASAVAERVAEALASFGLAGHADHPAHLLSGGQKQLLALCSVLVTEPKVLVCDEPTTLLDRRNTRRVLTLLSELPQRVVLVTHDLDAMLAMDRVLVFDDGRLVFDGLPADAVAFYVEISSR
- the ypfJ gene encoding KPN_02809 family neutral zinc metallopeptidase; protein product: MKFNRRARLDPSQVSDQRGRRPAGRTAAAGGGIGVIVLALLALLTGTNPADLLGGGDGTPQVQAEPGSEGELERECQVVADIDENPDCRFVLYVNSTQAFWDDYFAAAGERYTPATTTFFTSSVTTRCGTASSQVGPFYCPGDQKVYLDLGFFEQLRTTYGGPSGQFAEAYVLAHEYGHHVQNLTGQMQRVRTQSGPTSDAVRLELQADCYAGMWAHAATTADDESGQPLITELTNQDIADALSAAQTVGDDYIQERFQGTVTPESWTHGSSEQRQRWFTTGFETGDIAACDTFAASSL
- a CDS encoding ABC-F family ATP-binding cassette domain-containing protein, producing MITAHQLEVRAGAQILLEDASFRIGPGDKVGLVGRNGAGKTTLTRILADEGQPASGSVVRTGPIGYLPQDPRVGDPEVIARDRILSARGLDVVVASMRKAEKQMASSDAAEHERGMRRYARLEAEFLAAGGYAVESEAASIAASLGLPDRVLAQPLRTLSGGQRRRVELARILFSDAETLLLDEPTNHLDADSIVWLRDFLRAYKGGLVVISHDVALLDKTVNRVFHLDANRGALDVYNIGWTAYLAQRETDERRRHRERANAEKKAAALKAQADRMRYKATKATAAQNMDRRAQRLLAGLEDQRRSDKVAKLRFPDPAPCGKTPLMATGLSKSYGSLEIFTDVDLAIDRGSRVVILGLNGAGKTTLLRLLAGIEDADTGRVEPGHGLRLGYYAQEHETLDTSRTVLENLRSAAPDLPELEARRVLGSFLFSGDAVDKPAAVLSGGEKTRLALASLVVSSANVLLLDEPTNNLDPASREEVLGALRSFAGAIVLVTHDEGAVEALGPERVVLLPDGVEDLWNPDYAELVSLA
- a CDS encoding helix-turn-helix domain-containing protein encodes the protein MAEKLVKGARISGGQRDKLASDLKKKYEGGRSIRELATETGRSYGFVHRVLSESGVNLRGRGGATRGKAKKQA
- a CDS encoding ABC transporter ATP-binding protein, whose translation is MGMGHAWRASRSFSGDQSVTHKRLARGTVRRIAGYGRPYRRQIAVFLATTIAAAASAVAVPLLLQVLIDDGVSTGDRSVVVWAALAVAGLAVVDVILGLLGRWMSARVGEGLIFDLRRQVFDHVQRQSVAFFTRTQTGSLVSRLNSDVIGAQQAFTGTLSQIVSNVVTLALALGAMILLSWQITLIVLVLVPLFLLPARFIGRRLADISRESMQLNAAMSQTMTERFNVSGALLVKIFGRYHDENADFGQAAGRVRDIGVVQALYARYFFLGLTFLASLATAVVYGVGGWLAVSGTLEVGTLVALAALLTRLYGPLTALSNVQVDIMTALVSFERVFEVLDLPPMVRDAPGARPLPGHDEQLSVRFEDVHFTYPGDEVSLASLEAVARPAVAAPEPVLEGVSFDVAPGELVALVGPSGAGKSTITHLVSRLYDPSSGVVRVGDRDLRDVQLESLHEAVGVVTQDAHLFHDTIRYNLAYARPGATDDDLWAALEAAQIAGLVRSLSEGLDTVVGDRGYRLSGGEKQRLAIARLLLKAPRVVVLDEATAHLDSESELAVQRALETALTGRTSLVIAHRLSTIRGADTILVVDDGRIVERGTHEQLLAAGGTYAELYRTQFALQDAPARTA
- a CDS encoding SDR family oxidoreductase encodes the protein MDLGLKDRVYIVTGGTRGLGRAGAEALVADGARLVLTSRSQEAVDAAVDDLGSGSVVGVAADNADPGTPERLADLALDRFGRLDGALVSVGGPPAGRVVDLDDDQWRAAFDSVFLGAVRLARVVAARLSGGGALAFVLSSSVKSPIAGLAASNGLRPGLAMVIKQLADELGPDGVRTVGLLPGSIETDRLRELATMTGRDPDEVKAAASKVIPLRRYGRPEEFGRVAAFVLSPAASYLTGSMIAVDGGSIRSL